CTCGGCCTTCTTGGCGTCGAACTCTTCCTGGGTCAGGATGCCCTTGGACTTCAGGTCGCCGAGCTTCTCGAGCGTGGCCATCACGTCCTCGGGCTTCACACCGGCCGCCGCGGCGGCCGGCACCGGCACGGCGACGGGCTGCTGCGGCTGCAGGCCCTGGGCCAGCTGGCCGGCCAGCACCTGGCCGAGCGCGACGCCGGCGCCGAGGCCCATGGCATCACCCGCGACGCCGCCCCCCTGCCCCGCCCCTTCGGCGAACTTCGGGATGGCCTGCGCCGTCTGGTACTGCATGAACTTGCCCATGTCGCCGCCGACCATGCCCATGCCGATCTTCTGATCGAGGATCTTCTGCAGTTCCTCGGGCAGCGACACGTTCTGCATCGTCACGCCCTCGAGCTTGAGCCCGATGGCCTCGAACGACGGCGCGGTGGCTTCGCGCAGCGCCTTCGCGAACTCGATCTGGTTCGCGGCCAGGTCGAGGAAGGCCACGCCGCTCGACGCGACGGCGTCGGAGATGTGCTGCAGCATCAGCCCGCGCAGCTGGCCGTCGAGGTCGGCGACCGTGTAGAGGTCGCGCGTGCCGGAGATCTCGGTGTGGAACAGCTTCGGGTCGGCGATGCGGTAGCTGTAGTTGCCGAACGCGCGCAGGCGCACGGCACCGAAGTCCTTGTCGCGGATGGTCACCGGCTGCGACGTGCCCCAGCGCTGGTCGACCTGCTGGCGCGTGCTGAAGAAGTACACGTCGCTCTTGAACGGGCTCTCGAAGAGCTTGTCCCAGTTCTTCAGGTACGTGAGCACCGGCAGCGTCTGCGTCGTCAGCTTGTACATGCCGGGGCCGAACACGTCGGCCACCTTGCCTTCGTTGACGAACACGGCCATCTGCGACTCGCGCACCGTGAGCGATCCGCCGTACTGGATTTCGTTCCCGGCCATGGGGAAGCGCCAGGCGAGCGTGCCGTCGCCGGACTCCGTCCACTCCAGTACGTCGATGAACTGTTTCTTGATGAAATCCATCAGGCCCATGTCGGTCTCCCCGTGAAGATCCCCGGATCATAGGGCTTCCCGGAGAGCGTCCGGGCACCCCCGGAGGGGTGTGGGCTCACGGCGTCGGCGGCTTGCCCACCACGCGCACGCGCAGCGGTGCGGGCACGGCCGCAACGAGCGCGTCCGCGAAGCGGGCCTGCGTGGCCCAGGCGCGATCGACGTGTGTGTCGATCGTGGACACACGCACCAGCATGCCGTCGAGGATCTGGCCGCGCAGGCCGAACGAGATCTGCCGCCAGCGGAAGGCGCGGCTGTCGTTCTCGGCCTGGTCGCCCAGCACCGTCCAGTACGTGATGGGTTCCGAGCGGCCGGGCTGGGCCGCGAGCATGCGGGTGACCGGCAGGTCCATGCCGCCGATGGGCAGCGACCGCCGTTCCAGCTGCGAGACCTTGAAGCCGCCGCCGGGGTAGCAGACCTCCGGCCGGTGCACCTGCAGGCCCACGGACTGTTCGGTGCCGTAGGCCACGGACAGCATCACCGTCTCGCCGCGCGGGTTGAAGTAGACGCGCTCGAGCACCTGGTCGTAGATGCCGTAGAGCTTGCCCGTCTCGTCGGACGGCCGCACGAGTGCGCCGGCCGACGGCACCAGCTGCCATTCGCCGAAACGCTCCGGGAAGATGGCCTCGAGTTTCATCGGCGGCCGGTCGTCGGAGAGCTTGTGCGTGGGCTTGCCCACCACCGCGAGCGCGGCGGAACCGCCCATCGCGGCGGCGAGCACCAGGGCCTTGCGTCGTGCGGGGACCATCATTCAGCCCACTTTTTCGGAAGGACCAGGCCGAGCAGCCGGTCGAAGCCCATGATGAACACGAGCGCGATGGCGAACAGCACCATGCCCGCGAAGCCGTGCACGAAGCCCTGCCCCACCTCGTCGCCGAGGTGGTACGTGATCAGCACGAGGATGATCACGCGCACGACGTTCGCGAAAAACGCCACCGGCACCACCATCACCGCGAGGATGACGCTGCGCACGGCCGAGCGGTAGGCCATCAGGTTCGTGTAGAGCAGGCCCATGGCCTCGAGCGTGAACATGGTCTGCAGGCCCGCGCAGGCCTCGGCCACGAGCAGCTGGTACTGGCCGATGGTGATGACCACGCCCGAGCGGCCGATGGGATAACCGAGCGCGGACATCACCGTGGTGGCCACCACCGACACCGCGGCCTTCAGCGGCCCCGTGATGGCCATCACCGTGCCGTACGGCAGGGGCACGACGAACAGCAGGAAGAAGAGCGGGAACCACACCAGGCGCAACCCGGCCCAGCCCCGGTAGTACAGCGCGATGGCCGCCAGCACGAGGATCTGCGAGACGAGCTCGATGCGCAGGAACTGCTGCGTGCGGCCGAACACGTAGCACAGCAGGCCGATGCCGAGCACCACCGCCGTCGCCACGGGGGCCCCGCGGCTGTCGAGCGCGGCGAGCGCATGGCGCTGGCGCCACGCGAGCCACGCGCAGATGGCCATCACCAGCGGCTCGTGGCCCTGGCTGTACGACACCCAAAAGCCGTGCAGGAAGTCCCAGTACGTGGGGACGTACAGCGCGGCCACGCCGGCCACCACGAGCAGCGTGGCGACCGGATCGAGCGGCGCGAACCAGCGGCCCGCTCCGTGGTCGGGCCGGGCGGCGGAAGCGGGGGCGACGTCGGCCATGGGGTCGATCAGGGGGCCGAGGCCGGAGCGGCGGCCGGTGCAGCATCCGGGGCGCTGGCGGCGCCGGACACCAGCTGGGCGAACCGGCCCTGGTATTCGATCTTGCCCTGCTCGCGCAGCGATTTCACGCCTTCCTGGAGCGCGGTGCGCTTGCGGTCGTTCGTGAGGTAGCCGGAGATCAGGCGCTTGGCCGGCACCGGGCCCACGGGCGCGAGCTGCGCGTTGATCAGTGTCAGCACGCGGCCGGCGCCGTCGCGCGTCAGCACGAGGGACTGGCCTTCCTTCAGGGCCGCCAGCTGGTCGAGGATGGCGAGCGGCACGTCCTCGGCGGACACGGAGGTCTGGCGGGCCGTGAACTGCACCGAGTCGCCGCGCAGCACCTCGTTCATCTTCTCGAGGCTGGTGGTGGCCTCGAGGCGGGCCTTCATCGCGGCGGCCTTCTGCGGATCGATCTGGAAGTTGGTTTCCTGCAGCGAGTACAGGCGGCGCTGGCTGAAGAGGTTCGGGTGGGTCTCGTAGTAGCGGTCGATCTCGTCGCTCGACGGTTCGGTGACCTTCTCGCCGAGGCGCTCGAGGTAGGCGCGGGCGAGCACGTCGCGCTTGGCGGCCTCCATCTGCTGCACGATGCGCGGGTCCTGGTCGAGCTTGTCCTTCTTCGCGGCCTGGGCGGCGAGTTCCTGGTCGACCAGGCCTTCGAGGATGCGCTTGGCCGCCGCGTCCTGCTGGGCCGGCGGCACGTTCGCGGCCTGGCGGCGCATCACGAGATCGACCTGGTGCACGGACAGCTCCTCGCCGTTGACCTTGACGGCCACCTGCGACGTGGACTTCTTGTCGCTGCCCTTGCTGCAGGCCACGGTCGCGAGCGCGGCGCAGAGCACCGTGGCCAGCAGGACGAGGTGGCGGGAGGAAGGACGGTTCGAAGCGGACATGGGCGATGTTTCCTGATCAGGACTGCGGACAGGGATGGAAGCCTAACGCGGCGACGGGGGCGGAGCCTCCCGGACCCGGGAGAGCGAGCATGGCACAGACCCGGATCCCGTGCGGGAGTTCACGCCTCGAATCGGGGGTGTCATGCGTGGGATGGCAAAAAAAAGCGGACCGGAAAACCGATCCGCCTTCCAGCGACCGGCGCCGCGGGCGGCGCCGTGGTGCCGCTTACTTGCCGAGTTGCTTGCGGCGACGGGCGACGAAGCCCATCACGCCCAGGCCCAGCGCCATCATGGCGATGGTTTCGGGTTCCGGCACCGGAGCGGCGACCGCTTCGGCACGGATGGTGCCGATGTAGCCCACTGCACCCAGCCCCGTCGCCTTGCCGTTCACGGTGAGGCTGTACGTACCGGCCAGCAGATTGCTGAACGAGAACGTCTCCGGGCTGCTGTCGAAGAGGGAACCGACGATGCTGCCACCGGTCAGCGACAGCGAGGTCAGCGCGATGCCACCCCAGTTCGTCAGATCCCAGGTCAGCGAGCCACCGTACGAACGACCGTTGTCGGCCAGCGTGAAGGTGAAGACGTCGCTGAAGGTTTGACCCCACAGGAACTCGTTGTGGAAGGTCTTGGTCTGCTCGGTACTGAGCGTACCGAGGTTGAACGTCTCTGCCATCGACGCGCCGGATGCGGCGAGTGCAACAGCAGCGACGAGCGCTTTCAATTTCATAGTACTACCTCCTAGTCAAAAGCCGCGGGCAAAAATGCCTGAGTCAATGTGCCACGTCGTGTAAAGAATTGTGCTCCCGCTCCCCCCGCGTGCAGGGGGACAATGCATCGTTCATGCCCCCCTCATTCATGGGTGTCCCTCGTTGACTTTTGGCGCCGAGACCCCCCATTCGTGACACGCTTCACAGATGACCGCCAAAACGCCGGATTTCTCCATTTCGATCATCGGTGCGGGGCCCGTCGGCCTCGCCCTCGCATTGCAGATCTCGCGCCAGCTGCCGCACGTGCGGGTCTGCACCTTCGACACCCGCCCCGAAGACGCCCCCGTCGCGGCCGATCCGCGCACCCTCGCGCTGTCCCTGGGCAGCGTCCAGATCCTCCAGCGCCTCGGCGTGTGGCCGGCCATTTCGGCCCGGTCGATGCCGATCCGCACCGTCCACGTCTCGCAGCAGCAACCCGCCCTGCTGGGCCTCGCCCTCGGGTCGGACCGTGAGCCCGCACTTCGCATCGACGCGGCGGCAGAGCACGTGCCACAACTCGGCGCGGTGGCGTCGTACGGGGCCATCGTGGCGCCGCTGCAGGCGGCCTGGCGGGCGGCCTGCGAGGCCGAGCCGGCCCGGCTGTCGGCCCGTTTCGGCGCTCGGGTGACGGCGATGAAAGCCGTGCCGGACGGTGTGGAAATCGATGCCGGCGTCGCGGAGCGGTTCGACCTGGCCGTGGTGGCCGAGGGCGGCATATTCAGCGACCAGGCACGCAAAGGCGTGAGCAGGGATTACCGGCAGACCGCCTGGGTCGGCACCGTGACCCTGTCGGGCGGCGAACGTGGCGTCGCCTACGAGCGCTTCACGCCCAACGGCCCCGCCGCGCTGTTGCCGCTGCCCGACGGGCCGGGCGGCGAGCAACGGGCCTCGCTCGTGTGGTGCGTGCCGTCCGAGGACGATCCGGTCGCCCCGCTGAACGAAGCCCAGCGCCTCGCCGTGCTCAACACCCTGTTCCCGGAAGGGGCGGGGCGCGTCACCGCCGTGACCCCGCTGAAGTCATTCGCCCTGGGGCTGAACGCCGAACGCAGCCTGGTGGACGGGCGCACCGTGCGCATCGGCAACGCCGCGCAGACGCTGCACCCGGTCGCCGGACAGGGCCTGAACCTCGGCCTGCGCGACGCCCACGACCTGGTGGCCCAGCTGGGCCGCCACGCCGACCTCGACACCGCGCTGCGCCGCATCCAGTGGCAGCGTGCGCCCGACCGCTGGGCGATGATCGCCGCCACCGATTTCCTGGCCCGCAGCTTCACGTGGCAGCTGCCCGGCCTCAGCACGCTGCGCGGCGTGGGCCTCGCGGCACTGCAGGTGGCGCCGCCGCTCAGGTCGCTGCTGGCCCGGCAGATGATGTTCGGACGCCGGTGACCGTGGGCGGGAAGGCGCCGCGCCGGTGCGACAGCGCCGGCAGCTGCGACCGCACCGCCTGGATGCGTTCGGACGACAGCGTGGCCATCACCACGCCGTCGCCCTCCTCGCGCATCGCGAGCACCTCGCCCCACGGGTCCGCGATCAGGCTGTGGCCGAAGGTGCGGCGACCGTTCTCGTGCAGGCCGCCCTGCGCGGGCGCGATCACGTAGCACTGGTTCTCGACGGCCCGCGCCCGCAGCAGCAGCTCCCAGTGGGCGCGGCCCGTGGTGTGGGTGAATGCCGCGGGCACGGCGAGCAGGTCGCACGGGGGCACGGTCAGCGCCCGGTACAGCTCGGGGAAGCGCAGGTCGTAGCAGATGCTCAGGCCCACGCGCAGCGGGCCCGCATCGAAGGCCACCGGCTGCTGGCCGGCGTCGAGCACCTGCCCCTCGTCGTAGCGTTCGCGGCCGTTGTCGTAGCGGAACAGGTGCATCTTGTCGTAGCGCGCGGCGTGGTGCCCGTCGGGCGCGTAGACGTTGCAGCTGTTGAGCACCCGGTCGGGCGAGGCCGTGCGCAGCGGCAGCGTGCCGCCGATCACCCACACGCCGTGGGTGCGGGCGGCCTCGGCGAGGGTGTCCTGGATGGGGCCGCTGCCGGGGGCCTCGGCCACCGAGAGCTTGTCGCGGTCGCTGCGGCCCATCAGGCAGAAGTACTCGGGCAGGGCCACCAGGGACGCGCCGGCCGCCGCCGCCTCGCCGATGAGGGCCCTGGCGCGGTCGAGGTTGCGGGCCACGTCGGGGGTGGAAACCATCTGCAGGGCAGCGATCAGCATGGTGTGCTCCGGGAGCGGGTCGTCGAGCGGGTCGTTCGAGCTTACGCCGAACGCGCGGCATGCGTGCAGGCGACACATCACGTTGCATCGCCGTGCGTTTTTCAGGGTGTCCCCGCACAGCAGAGGGTTTGGATGTGGGGCAGAATCCGGCGAAATCCCTGGGCCCAGCCCCGCCGACAGCGGCATCGCGGGCACTTCGCAACACTCATGGTCACCGAGTCCACCTCCGCCCCGCCGGCCCGCACGCGCCCTGCCGCGTCTCCCGCCCGCGGCGCCCTCGCCGAACACAGCCGCTTCGTCCAGCGCGTGCGCCGGCGCTATGCCGACGAACTGTCGCTGCTGCCACCCGGCCTGCCCGACACCGACCTCATCGGCGCGCTGATCGACACGCTCCTCGCGCGCGGCCGCGCCCTGCCAAGCGCCATGCGGGTGGCCCGCCACCTCGTGCTGGAACGCCTCGCCGTGCTCGACGTCGAGCAGAACGCGGCCATGGAAGACATCACCCGCGCGATGACGAACCTGGCCGAGGTCACGCTCGACCGTGCCGTCGTGCAGGCCTGCGCCGACCAGGACGCCCGCTTCGGCCCGCCGCTGAACGAGGCCGGCGAGCGCATCGAATTCTGGGTCGTCGGCATGGGCAAGCTCGGCGCGCACGAGCTGAACGTCTCGTCCGACATCGACCTGATCTACGTCTACGAAGACGCCGGCCAGACCACCGGCCCGAAGTCCGTCACCGCCCACGAGTACTTCAGCGAGGTGGCCCGCAGCCTGTACGCCCTCATCGGCGACGTCACGGAAGACGGCAACGTGTTCCGGGTCGACCTCGCGCTGCGGCCCAACGGCAACTCGGGTCCCGCCGTCGTGAGCCTGTCCATGCTCGAGGAGTACTTCCTCGTGCAGGGCCGCGAGTGGGAGCGTTTCGCGTGGCTCAAGAGCCGCGTGGTGGCGCCGTTCTCCAGCCTGCGCACCGGCCGGGCCCTCGCGCTGCGCGACACGGTCACCGCGTTCGTCTACCGCAAGTACCTCGACTACGGCGTGTTCGAGGGGCTGCGCCAGTTGCACCGCAAGGTGCGCGACGAAGCCCAGCGCCGCGCCGCCGGCCGCCCGGAACGCGCGAACGACGTGAAGCTCTCGCGCGGCGGCATCCGCGAGATCGAGTTCATCGTGCAGCTGCTGCTCGTCGTGCGCGGCGGCCAGTTCCCCGAGATCCGCACGCGCTCCACGCTGAAGGCGCTGCAGCGGCTCACCGCCGGCGGCCTGATGAAGCCGGCCAGCGCCGAACGCCTCGCCGAGGCCTACACGTTCCTTCGGCGCATCGAACAC
This genomic stretch from Piscinibacter gummiphilus harbors:
- a CDS encoding SPFH domain-containing protein; protein product: MGLMDFIKKQFIDVLEWTESGDGTLAWRFPMAGNEIQYGGSLTVRESQMAVFVNEGKVADVFGPGMYKLTTQTLPVLTYLKNWDKLFESPFKSDVYFFSTRQQVDQRWGTSQPVTIRDKDFGAVRLRAFGNYSYRIADPKLFHTEISGTRDLYTVADLDGQLRGLMLQHISDAVASSGVAFLDLAANQIEFAKALREATAPSFEAIGLKLEGVTMQNVSLPEELQKILDQKIGMGMVGGDMGKFMQYQTAQAIPKFAEGAGQGGGVAGDAMGLGAGVALGQVLAGQLAQGLQPQQPVAVPVPAAAAAGVKPEDVMATLEKLGDLKSKGILTQEEFDAKKAELLKKLV
- the epsI gene encoding exosortase-associated protein EpsI, B-type gives rise to the protein MMVPARRKALVLAAAMGGSAALAVVGKPTHKLSDDRPPMKLEAIFPERFGEWQLVPSAGALVRPSDETGKLYGIYDQVLERVYFNPRGETVMLSVAYGTEQSVGLQVHRPEVCYPGGGFKVSQLERRSLPIGGMDLPVTRMLAAQPGRSEPITYWTVLGDQAENDSRAFRWRQISFGLRGQILDGMLVRVSTIDTHVDRAWATQARFADALVAAVPAPLRVRVVGKPPTP
- the xrtB gene encoding exosortase B, with amino-acid sequence MADVAPASAARPDHGAGRWFAPLDPVATLLVVAGVAALYVPTYWDFLHGFWVSYSQGHEPLVMAICAWLAWRQRHALAALDSRGAPVATAVVLGIGLLCYVFGRTQQFLRIELVSQILVLAAIALYYRGWAGLRLVWFPLFFLLFVVPLPYGTVMAITGPLKAAVSVVATTVMSALGYPIGRSGVVITIGQYQLLVAEACAGLQTMFTLEAMGLLYTNLMAYRSAVRSVILAVMVVPVAFFANVVRVIILVLITYHLGDEVGQGFVHGFAGMVLFAIALVFIMGFDRLLGLVLPKKWAE
- a CDS encoding EpsD family peptidyl-prolyl cis-trans isomerase; this encodes MSASNRPSSRHLVLLATVLCAALATVACSKGSDKKSTSQVAVKVNGEELSVHQVDLVMRRQAANVPPAQQDAAAKRILEGLVDQELAAQAAKKDKLDQDPRIVQQMEAAKRDVLARAYLERLGEKVTEPSSDEIDRYYETHPNLFSQRRLYSLQETNFQIDPQKAAAMKARLEATTSLEKMNEVLRGDSVQFTARQTSVSAEDVPLAILDQLAALKEGQSLVLTRDGAGRVLTLINAQLAPVGPVPAKRLISGYLTNDRKRTALQEGVKSLREQGKIEYQGRFAQLVSGAASAPDAAPAAAPASAP
- a CDS encoding FxDxF family PEP-CTERM protein, with the protein product MKLKALVAAVALAASGASMAETFNLGTLSTEQTKTFHNEFLWGQTFSDVFTFTLADNGRSYGGSLTWDLTNWGGIALTSLSLTGGSIVGSLFDSSPETFSFSNLLAGTYSLTVNGKATGLGAVGYIGTIRAEAVAAPVPEPETIAMMALGLGVMGFVARRRKQLGK
- a CDS encoding FAD-dependent monooxygenase; translation: MTAKTPDFSISIIGAGPVGLALALQISRQLPHVRVCTFDTRPEDAPVAADPRTLALSLGSVQILQRLGVWPAISARSMPIRTVHVSQQQPALLGLALGSDREPALRIDAAAEHVPQLGAVASYGAIVAPLQAAWRAACEAEPARLSARFGARVTAMKAVPDGVEIDAGVAERFDLAVVAEGGIFSDQARKGVSRDYRQTAWVGTVTLSGGERGVAYERFTPNGPAALLPLPDGPGGEQRASLVWCVPSEDDPVAPLNEAQRLAVLNTLFPEGAGRVTAVTPLKSFALGLNAERSLVDGRTVRIGNAAQTLHPVAGQGLNLGLRDAHDLVAQLGRHADLDTALRRIQWQRAPDRWAMIAATDFLARSFTWQLPGLSTLRGVGLAALQVAPPLRSLLARQMMFGRR
- a CDS encoding carbon-nitrogen hydrolase family protein, with the protein product MLIAALQMVSTPDVARNLDRARALIGEAAAAGASLVALPEYFCLMGRSDRDKLSVAEAPGSGPIQDTLAEAARTHGVWVIGGTLPLRTASPDRVLNSCNVYAPDGHHAARYDKMHLFRYDNGRERYDEGQVLDAGQQPVAFDAGPLRVGLSICYDLRFPELYRALTVPPCDLLAVPAAFTHTTGRAHWELLLRARAVENQCYVIAPAQGGLHENGRRTFGHSLIADPWGEVLAMREEGDGVVMATLSSERIQAVRSQLPALSHRRGAFPPTVTGVRTSSAGPAAT